In a genomic window of Canis lupus familiaris isolate Mischka breed German Shepherd chromosome 13, alternate assembly UU_Cfam_GSD_1.0, whole genome shotgun sequence:
- the LY6D gene encoding lymphocyte antigen 6D — protein sequence MKTALLLLVALAVAAGPARALRCHVCSSSSNCEKPQNCAVNARYCRTRTKVEPLLGNLVEKDCVEACTPTHSLQGQVSSGAAATQCCQDDLCNRSLQSSAPAHTLLPSTALGLALALSLLTLFVAPSL from the exons ATGAAGACAGCCCTGCTGCTCCTCGTTGCACTGGCTGTGGCCGCCGGGCCAG CCCGGGCTCTCCGCTGTCACGTCTGCTCCAGCTCCAGCAACTGCGAGAAACCCCAGAACTGTGCGGTCAACGCGCGCTACTGCAGAACCAGGACCAAGG TGGAGCCGCTGCTGGGGAACCTGGTGGAGAAGGACTGCGTGGAGGCGTGCACGCCCACCCACAGCCTGCAGGGCCAGGTGAGCAGCGGCGCGGCAGCCACGCAGTGCTGCCAGGACGACTTGTGCAACAGGAGTCTGCAAAGCAGCGCCCCCGCGCACACCCTGCTCCCCAGCACCGCCCTCGGCCTGGCGCTGGCCCTCAGCCTGCTCACCCTCTTCGTGGCCCCCAGCCTGTGA